One genomic window of Streptomyces sp. NBC_01276 includes the following:
- the rpmG gene encoding 50S ribosomal protein L33: MAATDVRPKITLACVECKERNYITKKNRRNNPDRMEMKKHCPRCNSHTAHRETR; encoded by the coding sequence GTGGCTGCCACCGACGTCCGCCCGAAGATCACGCTGGCCTGCGTGGAGTGCAAGGAGCGGAACTACATCACCAAGAAGAACCGGCGTAACAACCCGGACCGCATGGAGATGAAGAAGCACTGCCCGCGCTGCAACTCGCACACCGCGCACCGCGAGACCCGCTGA
- a CDS encoding TetR/AcrR family transcriptional regulator: MVRMSAEERRESVIRAAAKEFARGGYYGTSTEAIAKQVGVSQPYLFRLFPNKQAMFLAASARCLETTRAVFARAAEGLEGEEARSAMADAYMRLIAEDPHVLQMQLQMYVTVSAAEAAGDHELGELVREGWLKLWDTVTVPIGGDVKETTTFMAYGMLINTLTAMGFPPGHRIWEGLHPSGGGEGAEGADGGVGEPAAGSAGSPRPAPPAR, from the coding sequence ATGGTGAGGATGAGTGCAGAAGAGCGGCGTGAGAGCGTCATTCGGGCGGCGGCCAAGGAGTTCGCTCGTGGGGGGTACTACGGGACCTCCACCGAGGCGATCGCCAAGCAGGTCGGTGTTTCGCAGCCCTACCTCTTCCGGCTCTTTCCGAACAAGCAGGCCATGTTCCTCGCGGCGTCCGCGCGGTGCCTGGAGACCACCCGGGCCGTTTTCGCCCGGGCGGCCGAGGGGCTGGAGGGCGAAGAGGCCCGGAGCGCGATGGCGGACGCGTACATGCGGCTGATCGCCGAAGACCCGCATGTGCTCCAGATGCAGCTCCAGATGTACGTCACCGTCTCCGCCGCGGAGGCCGCCGGCGACCACGAGCTCGGTGAGCTCGTGCGGGAGGGCTGGCTGAAGTTGTGGGACACCGTGACGGTGCCGATCGGTGGCGACGTCAAGGAGACCACCACCTTCATGGCCTACGGGATGCTCATCAACACCCTCACCGCCATGGGCTTCCCGCCCGGCCACCGCATCTGGGAGGGGCTCCACCCCTCGGGCGGGGGCGAAGGGGCCGAAGGGGCCGACGGTGGCGTGGGGGAGCCGGCCGCCGGGAGTGCAGGGTCACCCCGGCCCGCACCCCCCGCGCGTTAG
- a CDS encoding DUF3291 domain-containing protein, whose product MPDVPWSTPDEPAPDAEVYVMASRFETETLIGALRFFLKAPGIIRQIRKAPGAHGVALRARVTRRTFLTLSAWEDPDALHRFARSEPHRSSSRAAAAFMKESAFTYWTAPASELPIGWAEAERRLAERKRAY is encoded by the coding sequence ATGCCCGACGTGCCCTGGTCCACGCCCGACGAGCCCGCCCCCGACGCCGAGGTATACGTCATGGCCTCCCGCTTCGAGACCGAGACCCTCATCGGGGCGCTCAGGTTCTTCCTCAAGGCCCCCGGCATCATCCGCCAGATCCGCAAGGCCCCCGGCGCCCACGGCGTCGCCCTCCGCGCCCGGGTGACCCGCCGCACCTTCCTGACCCTCTCCGCCTGGGAGGACCCGGACGCCCTCCACCGCTTCGCCCGCAGCGAGCCCCACCGCTCCAGCTCGCGCGCGGCCGCAGCCTTCATGAAGGAGTCCGCCTTCACCTACTGGACCGCGCCCGCCTCGGAGCTGCCCATCGGCTGGGCCGAGGCCGAGCGCCGTCTGGCGGAGCGGAAGCGGGCCTACTGA
- a CDS encoding MaoC family dehydratase gives MTAQIQYADVEVGTELPAASFPVTRATLVRYAGASGDFNPIHWNEKFAKEVGLPDVIAHGMFTMAEAIRVVTDWTGDPGAVVEYGVRFTKPVVVPNDDQGALIEVTAKVAAKLDDKRVRVDLTAMSAGQKVLGMSRAVVQLG, from the coding sequence ATGACCGCGCAGATCCAGTACGCAGACGTCGAGGTCGGCACCGAGCTGCCGGCGGCGTCCTTCCCCGTGACGCGCGCCACGCTGGTCCGCTACGCCGGGGCATCGGGTGACTTCAACCCGATCCACTGGAACGAGAAGTTCGCCAAGGAGGTCGGACTGCCGGACGTGATCGCGCACGGCATGTTCACCATGGCCGAGGCGATCCGTGTGGTGACCGACTGGACCGGCGACCCGGGCGCGGTCGTCGAGTACGGGGTGCGCTTCACCAAGCCCGTGGTCGTCCCGAACGACGATCAGGGCGCCCTGATCGAGGTCACGGCGAAGGTCGCGGCCAAGCTGGACGACAAGCGCGTACGGGTCGACCTGACGGCGATGAGCGCGGGCCAGAAGGTCCTGGGCATGTCCCGCGCGGTAGTCCAGCTGGGCTGA
- a CDS encoding adenosine deaminase → MEHVRDLTLLPKAHLHLHFTGSMRPSTLLELADKYGVRLPDALTAGEPPKLRATDERGWFRFQRLYDAARSCLREPDDIRRLVREAAEEDVRDGSGWLEIQVDPTSYAPLLGGMIPAVEIILDAVDAASRETGLGMRVLIAANRMKHPLDARTLARLAVRYADRGIVGFGLSNDERRGMARDFDRAFAIAREGGLLAAPHGGELTGPSSVRDCLDDLHAARIGHGVRAAEDPRLLKRLADRQITCEVCPASNVALGVYERPEDVPLRTLFEAGVPMALGADDPLLFGSRLAAQYEIARRHHAFTDAELAELARQSVRGSAAPEEVKAKLLDGIDHWLNG, encoded by the coding sequence ATGGAGCACGTACGCGATCTCACGCTTCTGCCGAAGGCCCACCTGCACCTGCACTTCACCGGCTCGATGCGCCCGTCGACCCTGCTGGAGCTGGCCGACAAGTACGGCGTCCGGCTGCCGGACGCCCTGACCGCCGGGGAACCGCCCAAGCTCCGGGCCACGGACGAGCGCGGCTGGTTCCGCTTCCAGCGGCTCTACGACGCCGCCCGGTCCTGCCTGCGCGAGCCCGACGACATCCGCCGCCTGGTCCGCGAGGCCGCCGAGGAGGACGTCCGGGACGGCAGCGGGTGGCTGGAGATCCAGGTGGACCCCACCTCCTACGCCCCGCTGCTCGGCGGCATGATCCCGGCCGTGGAGATCATCCTCGACGCCGTCGACGCGGCCTCCCGCGAGACGGGCCTGGGCATGCGGGTCCTCATCGCCGCCAACCGCATGAAGCACCCCCTCGACGCCCGTACCCTCGCCCGCCTCGCCGTCCGCTACGCCGACCGCGGCATCGTCGGCTTCGGGCTCTCCAACGACGAACGCCGCGGCATGGCCCGGGACTTCGACCGCGCCTTCGCCATCGCCCGGGAGGGCGGTCTGCTCGCGGCCCCGCACGGCGGTGAGCTCACCGGGCCCTCCTCCGTCCGCGACTGCCTCGACGATCTGCACGCGGCCCGCATCGGGCACGGCGTACGGGCCGCCGAGGACCCCCGGCTGCTGAAGCGGCTCGCCGACCGGCAGATCACCTGCGAGGTCTGCCCGGCCTCCAACGTGGCGCTCGGCGTCTACGAGCGGCCCGAGGACGTGCCGCTGCGCACCCTCTTCGAAGCCGGGGTGCCCATGGCGCTGGGCGCGGACGACCCGCTGCTGTTCGGGTCCCGGCTCGCGGCCCAGTACGAGATCGCCCGCCGCCACCACGCCTTCACGGACGCGGAGCTCGCCGAGCTGGCGCGGCAGTCGGTGCGCGGCTCGGCCGCGCCCGAAGAGGTGAAGGCCAAGCTGCTGGACGGGATCGACCACTGGCTCAACGGGTGA
- a CDS encoding pyridoxal phosphate-dependent aminotransferase, whose protein sequence is MTSATPSSERRVSARIGAISESATLAVDAKAKALKAAGRPVIGFGAGEPDFPTPDYIVEAAVEACRNPKYHRYTPAGGLPELKAAIAAKTLRDSGYEVDASQVLVTNGGKQAIYEAFAAVLDPGDEVIVPAPYWTTYPESIRLAGGVPVEVVADETTGYRVSVEQLEAARTERTKVVLFVSPSNPTGAVYSEADAKAIGEWAAEHGLWVLTDEIYEHLVYGDAKFTSLPVLVPALRDKCIVVNGVAKTYAMTGWRVGWVIAPQDVIKAATNLQSHATSNVSNVAQVAALAAVSGNLDAVAEMRKAFDRRRQTMVRMLNEIDGVFCPTPEGAFYAYPSVKELLGKEIRGKRPQTSVELAALILDEAEVAVVPGEAFGTPGYLRLSYALGDEDLVEGVSRVQKLLAEAKA, encoded by the coding sequence ATGACCTCTGCAACGCCTTCCTCCGAGCGCCGGGTGTCCGCCCGTATCGGCGCCATTTCCGAGTCCGCCACCCTCGCCGTCGACGCCAAGGCCAAGGCCCTCAAGGCCGCCGGGCGCCCGGTGATCGGCTTCGGTGCGGGCGAGCCCGACTTCCCGACCCCGGACTACATCGTCGAGGCCGCGGTCGAGGCCTGCCGCAACCCGAAGTACCACCGCTACACGCCGGCCGGCGGTCTGCCCGAGCTGAAGGCCGCGATCGCCGCCAAGACGCTGCGCGACTCGGGCTACGAGGTGGACGCCTCCCAGGTCCTGGTGACCAACGGCGGCAAGCAGGCCATCTACGAGGCCTTCGCCGCCGTCCTCGACCCGGGCGACGAGGTCATCGTCCCGGCCCCGTACTGGACCACCTACCCGGAGTCGATCCGCCTCGCGGGCGGCGTCCCGGTCGAGGTCGTCGCCGACGAGACCACCGGCTACCGGGTCTCCGTCGAGCAGCTGGAGGCCGCGCGCACCGAGCGCACCAAGGTCGTCCTGTTCGTCTCCCCGTCCAACCCGACGGGCGCCGTGTACTCCGAGGCCGACGCGAAGGCGATCGGCGAGTGGGCCGCCGAGCACGGCCTGTGGGTGCTCACGGACGAGATCTACGAGCACCTGGTCTACGGCGACGCGAAGTTCACCTCGCTGCCGGTCCTGGTCCCGGCGCTGCGCGACAAGTGCATCGTCGTCAACGGCGTCGCCAAGACGTACGCGATGACGGGCTGGCGCGTGGGCTGGGTCATCGCCCCGCAGGACGTCATCAAGGCGGCGACCAACCTGCAGTCGCACGCCACCTCCAACGTCTCCAACGTGGCCCAGGTCGCGGCGCTGGCCGCCGTCTCGGGCAACCTGGACGCGGTCGCGGAGATGCGCAAGGCCTTCGACCGCCGCCGCCAGACCATGGTCAGGATGCTGAACGAGATCGACGGCGTCTTCTGCCCGACCCCCGAGGGCGCGTTCTACGCGTACCCGTCGGTGAAGGAGCTCCTCGGCAAGGAGATCCGCGGCAAGCGCCCGCAGACCTCGGTCGAGCTCGCGGCCCTGATCCTGGACGAGGCCGAGGTCGCGGTCGTCCCGGGCGAGGCCTTCGGCACCCCGGGCTACCTGCGCCTGTCCTACGCCCTGGGCGACGAGGACCTGGTCGAGGGCGTCTCCCGCGTCCAGAAGCTCCTGGCGGAGGCCAAGGCCTAG
- a CDS encoding UDP-N-acetylmuramate dehydrogenase: MPRRDARGTDRTLVHVQELHDAPLAPLTTFRLGGPAARLVTATTDAEVVDAVRAADASGTPLLIIGGGSNLVIGDRGFAGTALRIATTGFTLDGTTLELAAGENWSDAVARTVEAGLAGIECLAGIPGSAGATPIQNVGAYGQEVCDTITEVVAYDRATGTTVTLSAAECAFRYRNSTFKDQPDRYVVLRVRFALEDAGGLSAPVKYPETARALGVEAGDRVPAALARETVLRLRAGKGMVLDPADHDTWSAGSFFHNPILTDEAYAAFLARAQDRLGPDTAPPAYPAGEGRTKTSAAWLIDKAGFTKGYGTGPARISTKHTLALTNRGEATTEDLLTLAREVVAGVHAAFGVTLVNEPVTVGVHL; the protein is encoded by the coding sequence GTGCCCCGCCGGGATGCGAGGGGGACGGACCGTACTCTTGTCCACGTGCAGGAACTCCACGACGCCCCCCTCGCCCCGCTGACCACCTTCCGCCTCGGCGGCCCGGCGGCCCGGCTGGTCACCGCGACCACCGACGCCGAGGTGGTCGACGCCGTACGCGCCGCCGACGCGAGCGGCACCCCCCTCCTGATCATCGGAGGCGGCAGCAACCTGGTCATCGGCGACCGGGGCTTCGCCGGAACCGCCCTGCGCATCGCGACCACGGGCTTCACCCTCGACGGCACCACCCTGGAACTCGCCGCCGGCGAGAACTGGAGCGACGCCGTCGCCCGCACCGTCGAAGCGGGCCTCGCGGGCATCGAATGCCTCGCCGGCATCCCCGGCTCGGCCGGAGCCACCCCGATCCAGAACGTCGGGGCGTACGGCCAGGAAGTCTGCGACACCATCACCGAGGTCGTCGCCTACGACCGCGCCACCGGCACGACGGTCACCCTCTCCGCCGCCGAGTGCGCGTTCCGCTACCGCAACAGCACCTTCAAGGACCAGCCCGACCGATACGTCGTCCTGCGCGTCCGCTTCGCCCTGGAAGACGCCGGCGGCCTCTCCGCCCCGGTCAAGTACCCCGAGACGGCCCGCGCCCTCGGAGTCGAGGCCGGCGACCGGGTCCCGGCCGCCCTCGCCCGCGAGACCGTCCTGCGCCTGCGCGCGGGCAAGGGCATGGTCCTCGACCCCGCGGACCACGACACCTGGTCCGCGGGCTCCTTCTTCCACAACCCGATCCTGACCGACGAGGCCTACGCCGCCTTCCTCGCCCGCGCCCAGGACCGCCTCGGCCCCGACACCGCCCCGCCCGCCTACCCGGCCGGCGAGGGCCGTACGAAGACCAGCGCGGCCTGGCTGATCGACAAGGCCGGATTCACCAAGGGCTACGGCACCGGCCCCGCCCGCATCTCCACCAAGCACACCCTCGCCCTCACCAACCGCGGCGAGGCCACCACCGAAGACCTCCTCACCCTGGCCCGCGAGGTCGTCGCCGGAGTCCACGCGGCGTTCGGCGTCACCCTCGTCAACGAGCCGGTGACGGTCGGCGTCCACCTCTGA
- a CDS encoding amidohydrolase family protein: MSDSQPQQPSHSPRNPAEGPSRNPARDPLGGPAPEATGLLLAGARLTDGRTVDVRLGGGRIQAVGTAGSLPAPAMARVDLSGYLLLPAPAEPHAHGDTALTADGEGPVSYAPDDVQRRATEAALLQLGHGATAVRSHVRIGDVHGLGPMEAALQARRSLRGLTDLTTVAVPRLLTGVAGADGLAMLRDAVKMGASVIGGCPDLDPDPTGFLEAVLELAAEHGCPVDLHTDGDDPGRLARLAAMAGGLRPGVTIGPCGGLSRLPLDAAARAADQLAAAGVRVTCLPQGDCAALERRGLRTAPVRLLRAAGVRVAAGSGALRDAGNPVGRGDPLEAAYLLASQGGLRPAEAYEAVSAAAREAMGLPEVRVEAGFPAELLAVRGERIAGVLSLAYSRIVIHRGRVVARTSAVREYCDSAVAVALDLPRQGRTESGP; encoded by the coding sequence ATGTCCGACAGCCAGCCGCAGCAGCCGTCCCACTCCCCGCGGAACCCCGCCGAAGGCCCTTCCCGCAACCCGGCCCGTGACCCCCTCGGCGGCCCCGCCCCCGAGGCGACCGGCCTCCTCCTCGCCGGGGCGCGGCTCACCGACGGCCGCACCGTCGACGTACGGCTCGGCGGCGGCCGGATCCAGGCCGTCGGGACGGCGGGCAGCCTCCCCGCGCCGGCCATGGCCCGGGTCGACCTGAGCGGGTACCTGCTCCTGCCCGCCCCCGCCGAGCCGCACGCCCATGGGGACACGGCCCTCACGGCCGACGGCGAGGGCCCCGTCTCGTACGCCCCCGACGACGTGCAGCGCCGGGCCACCGAGGCGGCGCTCCTCCAGCTCGGCCACGGCGCCACCGCCGTCCGCTCCCACGTGCGCATCGGGGACGTGCACGGCCTGGGTCCCATGGAGGCCGCGCTCCAGGCCCGTCGCTCGCTGCGCGGCCTCACCGACCTGACCACGGTGGCCGTCCCCCGGCTGCTGACCGGGGTGGCCGGCGCCGACGGGCTCGCCATGCTGCGCGACGCCGTCAAGATGGGCGCCTCGGTGATCGGGGGCTGCCCCGACCTGGACCCCGACCCGACGGGTTTCCTCGAAGCCGTCCTCGAACTGGCCGCAGAGCACGGCTGCCCCGTCGACCTGCACACCGACGGTGACGATCCGGGCCGTCTCGCCCGCCTCGCGGCGATGGCCGGGGGGCTGCGCCCCGGAGTGACCATCGGCCCGTGCGGCGGGCTGTCCCGGCTGCCGCTGGACGCGGCCGCGCGGGCCGCCGACCAGCTCGCCGCGGCCGGGGTGCGGGTGACCTGCCTGCCCCAGGGGGACTGCGCCGCACTGGAGCGCCGCGGCCTGCGCACCGCCCCCGTACGCCTCCTGCGCGCGGCCGGGGTCCGGGTCGCCGCCGGCAGCGGGGCGCTGCGGGACGCCGGGAACCCGGTCGGGCGGGGCGATCCGCTCGAAGCGGCGTACCTGCTCGCCTCCCAGGGCGGGCTGCGCCCCGCGGAGGCCTACGAGGCGGTGAGCGCGGCCGCCCGCGAGGCCATGGGCCTGCCGGAGGTGCGGGTGGAGGCGGGGTTCCCGGCGGAACTGCTCGCCGTGCGCGGGGAACGGATCGCGGGGGTGCTGTCCCTCGCGTACAGCCGGATCGTGATCCACCGGGGGCGCGTGGTAGCCCGGACGAGTGCCGTACGGGAGTACTGCGATTCGGCGGTGGCGGTGGCCCTGGACCTGCCCAGGCAGGGCCGTACGGAGTCCGGGCCCTGA
- a CDS encoding MaoC family dehydratase N-terminal domain-containing protein, producing MALDQTFVGRTYPPTEPYEVGREKIREFAVAVGDENPVYTDPEAAKAFGHQDVIAPPTFVFAITFAAAGQVIEDPQLGLDYSRVVHGDQKFAYVRPVRAGDRLTVTSTIEAVKSLAGNDIIDIRGEVHDESGEHVVTAWTKLVSRAPEEA from the coding sequence ATGGCCCTCGACCAGACCTTCGTGGGGCGGACGTACCCGCCCACCGAGCCGTACGAGGTCGGCCGGGAGAAGATCCGCGAATTCGCGGTAGCGGTGGGTGACGAGAATCCCGTCTACACCGACCCCGAAGCCGCCAAGGCGTTCGGTCACCAGGATGTGATCGCCCCGCCGACCTTTGTGTTCGCCATCACTTTCGCGGCCGCGGGCCAGGTCATCGAGGACCCGCAGCTGGGGCTGGACTACAGCCGCGTCGTGCACGGCGACCAGAAGTTCGCGTACGTCCGCCCCGTGCGGGCCGGCGACCGTCTCACCGTGACCTCCACGATCGAGGCCGTGAAGTCGCTCGCGGGCAACGACATCATCGACATCCGCGGCGAAGTCCACGACGAGTCCGGCGAGCACGTGGTGACCGCCTGGACCAAGCTCGTGTCCCGCGCCCCCGAGGAGGCCTGA
- the rplA gene encoding 50S ribosomal protein L1, translated as MKRSKTLRAADAKVDREKLYAPLEAVRLAKETSATKFDSTVEVAFRLGVDPRKADQMVRGTVNLPHGTGKTARVLVFATGDRAAAAVAAGADIVGDDELINEIAKGNRLNEFDAVVATPDLMGKVGRLGRVLGPRGLMPNPKTGTVTMDVAKAVTEIKGGKIEFRVDKHSNLHFIIGKVSFSDEQLVENYAAALDEIIRLKPSAAKGRYIKKAALSTTMGPGIQLDSNRTRNLLVEEDPAAV; from the coding sequence GTGAAGCGCAGCAAGACTCTCCGCGCTGCGGACGCCAAGGTCGACCGGGAAAAGCTCTACGCCCCGCTCGAGGCCGTCCGTCTCGCCAAGGAGACCTCCGCGACCAAGTTCGACAGCACCGTCGAGGTCGCCTTCCGTCTGGGTGTCGACCCGCGTAAGGCCGACCAGATGGTCCGTGGCACCGTGAACCTCCCGCACGGCACCGGCAAGACCGCCCGGGTCCTGGTCTTCGCGACCGGTGACCGTGCTGCGGCCGCGGTGGCCGCCGGCGCCGACATTGTCGGCGACGACGAGCTGATCAACGAGATCGCTAAGGGCAACCGCCTCAACGAGTTCGACGCCGTTGTGGCCACCCCGGACCTCATGGGCAAGGTCGGCCGCCTCGGCCGCGTGCTCGGTCCCCGTGGCCTCATGCCGAACCCGAAGACCGGCACCGTCACGATGGACGTCGCCAAGGCTGTCACCGAGATCAAGGGTGGCAAGATCGAGTTCCGCGTCGACAAGCACTCGAACCTGCACTTCATCATCGGCAAGGTCTCCTTCTCCGATGAGCAGCTGGTCGAGAACTACGCGGCGGCCCTGGACGAGATCATCCGTCTGAAGCCGTCCGCCGCCAAGGGCCGCTACATCAAGAAGGCCGCCCTCAGCACCACGATGGGCCCCGGCATCCAGCTGGACTCCAACCGCACCCGGAACCTCCTCGTCGAGGAAGACCCGGCCGCTGTCTGA
- the secE gene encoding preprotein translocase subunit SecE, which produces MTDALGSIDMPDAEDDTREKKARKGGKRGKKGPLGRLALFYRQIVAELRKVVWPTRNQLSTYTTVVIVFVVIMIGLVTVIDYGFQEAIKFVFG; this is translated from the coding sequence GTGACGGACGCCCTGGGCTCCATCGACATGCCTGACGCCGAGGACGACACCCGCGAGAAGAAGGCCCGCAAGGGCGGCAAGCGCGGCAAGAAGGGCCCTCTCGGCCGTCTCGCGCTTTTCTACCGCCAGATCGTCGCGGAACTCCGCAAGGTCGTATGGCCCACCCGTAACCAGCTCTCGACGTACACCACCGTGGTGATTGTCTTCGTCGTCATCATGATCGGTCTGGTGACCGTGATTGACTATGGGTTCCAGGAAGCCATCAAGTTCGTCTTCGGCTGA
- a CDS encoding MFS transporter gives MAALDNLVVTTALPAIRADLGGKLEDLEWTVNAYTLTFAVLLMFGSALGDRFGRRRLFIAGLAVFTSASAAAALSPGIGQLIAARAVQGVGAAVMMPLSLTLLTAAVPAARRGMALGIYGAVSGLAVASGPLIGGSLTEHISWQWIFWLNVPIGLALIPLARLRLAESTAPNSRLDVPGTLLISGGLFGVVYGLVNANAHGWTSAPVLTGLIAGSALIGGFVHHGFNSANPMLPMRLFRSRGFFGINFASLLMYLGMFGSIFLLSQFLQGVAGYSPTEAGLRMLPWTGMGMIVAPIAGIVSDRIGGRPVVVAGLALQALGLGWFAVVLAPDVSYVAQLPALVLSGIGMSLYFAPANNVLMSTVTPADQGKASGTNNALREVGGALGVAVLASVFSSRGGYESPQAFTDGTVPALWIGAAAVALAAALALLLPRRSTQPAQSAQATPTPTPTAAVSTDKVPTTR, from the coding sequence ATGGCCGCGCTCGACAACCTCGTCGTCACCACCGCCCTGCCCGCCATCCGCGCCGACCTCGGCGGCAAGCTGGAGGACCTGGAGTGGACGGTGAACGCCTACACGCTCACCTTCGCCGTCCTGCTCATGTTCGGCTCCGCCCTCGGGGACCGCTTCGGGCGCCGCCGGCTCTTCATCGCCGGACTCGCCGTGTTCACCAGCGCCTCCGCCGCGGCCGCCCTCTCGCCCGGGATAGGCCAGCTGATCGCCGCCCGCGCCGTCCAGGGCGTCGGGGCCGCCGTTATGATGCCGCTGTCCCTCACCCTGCTCACCGCCGCCGTCCCGGCCGCCCGGCGCGGCATGGCGCTCGGCATCTACGGAGCCGTCAGCGGTCTGGCCGTCGCCAGTGGTCCGCTGATCGGGGGCAGCCTCACCGAGCACATCTCCTGGCAGTGGATCTTCTGGCTCAACGTGCCGATCGGCCTCGCCCTGATCCCGCTCGCCCGCCTGCGCCTCGCCGAGTCCACCGCCCCGAACTCCCGCCTCGACGTTCCCGGCACCCTCCTCATCAGCGGCGGGCTCTTCGGGGTCGTCTACGGACTCGTCAACGCCAACGCCCACGGCTGGACCAGCGCCCCCGTCCTCACCGGCCTGATCGCGGGCAGCGCCCTCATCGGGGGCTTCGTCCACCACGGCTTCAACAGCGCGAACCCCATGCTCCCCATGCGGCTCTTCCGCAGCCGGGGCTTCTTCGGGATCAACTTCGCCAGCCTGCTGATGTACCTCGGCATGTTCGGGTCGATCTTCCTGCTCAGCCAGTTCCTCCAGGGCGTCGCCGGCTACTCGCCCACCGAGGCGGGTCTGCGCATGCTGCCCTGGACCGGCATGGGGATGATCGTCGCCCCGATCGCGGGCATCGTGTCCGACCGGATCGGCGGACGCCCCGTCGTCGTCGCCGGGCTGGCCCTCCAGGCGCTCGGCCTCGGCTGGTTCGCGGTGGTCCTCGCCCCGGACGTCTCCTACGTCGCCCAGCTCCCCGCCCTGGTCCTCAGCGGGATCGGCATGTCCCTGTACTTCGCCCCGGCCAACAACGTGCTGATGTCCACCGTCACCCCCGCCGACCAGGGCAAGGCCTCCGGCACCAACAACGCCCTCCGCGAGGTCGGCGGAGCCCTCGGCGTGGCAGTCCTGGCCTCGGTCTTCTCCAGCCGGGGCGGCTACGAGAGCCCGCAGGCCTTCACCGACGGGACCGTCCCCGCCCTGTGGATCGGCGCCGCCGCGGTCGCCCTGGCGGCCGCCCTGGCCCTGCTCTTGCCCCGCCGCTCCACCCAGCCCGCCCAGTCCGCCCAGGCCACCCCCACCCCCACCCCCACCGCGGCCGTATCCACGGACAAGGTCCCCACCACCCGCTGA
- the nusG gene encoding transcription termination/antitermination protein NusG: protein MSDPNLNVSHDSVESVEDELDIVEAADAVDPDEAELADAEAGIAAEEAALHVEDEVDAEADDDADAEEAADVEDEDADEDEGDALAEADEEAEEAAEVEPAEPVDPIQALRDELRLLPGEWYVIHTYAGYEKRVKANLEQRAVSLNVEEFIYQAEVPEEEIVQIKNGERKNVRQNKLPGYVLVRMDLTNESWGVVRNTPGVTGFVGNAYDPYPLTLDEIVKMLAPEAQEKAAKQAAEEAGLPAPAVKRTIEVLDFEVGDSVTVTDGPFATLQATINEINPDSKKVKGLVEIFGRETPVELSFDQIQKN from the coding sequence GTGTCTGACCCGAACCTGAACGTGAGCCACGACTCCGTCGAGTCCGTCGAGGACGAGCTCGACATCGTCGAGGCGGCAGACGCTGTGGACCCCGACGAGGCCGAGCTCGCCGACGCCGAGGCCGGCATCGCCGCCGAGGAAGCCGCCCTGCACGTCGAGGACGAGGTCGACGCCGAGGCCGATGACGACGCCGACGCCGAAGAGGCCGCCGACGTCGAGGACGAGGACGCCGACGAGGACGAGGGCGACGCCCTGGCCGAGGCCGACGAGGAGGCCGAAGAGGCCGCCGAGGTCGAGCCCGCCGAGCCGGTCGACCCCATCCAGGCCCTCCGCGACGAGCTGCGCCTGCTCCCCGGCGAGTGGTACGTGATCCACACCTACGCGGGCTACGAGAAGCGCGTGAAGGCGAACCTCGAACAGCGTGCCGTCTCGCTGAACGTCGAGGAGTTCATCTACCAGGCCGAGGTGCCCGAGGAAGAGATCGTCCAGATCAAGAACGGCGAGCGCAAGAACGTCCGGCAGAACAAGCTGCCCGGTTACGTTCTCGTCCGCATGGATCTGACGAACGAGTCCTGGGGCGTCGTCCGCAACACCCCGGGCGTCACCGGCTTCGTGGGCAACGCCTACGACCCGTACCCGCTGACCCTCGACGAGATCGTCAAGATGCTCGCCCCCGAGGCGCAGGAGAAGGCGGCCAAGCAGGCTGCCGAGGAGGCCGGTCTGCCGGCCCCCGCCGTCAAGCGCACCATCGAGGTCCTGGACTTCGAGGTCGGCGACTCGGTCACCGTCACCGACGGCCCGTTCGCCACGCTGCAGGCGACGATCAACGAGATCAACCCGGACTCGAAGAAGGTCAAGGGCCTCGTGGAGATCTTCGGCCGCGAGACCCCGGTCGAGCTGAGCTTCGACCAGATCCAGAAGAACTGA
- the rplK gene encoding 50S ribosomal protein L11: protein MPPKKKKITGLIKLQIKAGAANPAPPVGPALGQHGVNIMEFCKAYNAATESQRGMVVPVEITVYEDRSFTFITKTPPAARLILKSAGVEKGSGEPHKTKVAKLTRDQVREIATIKMPDLNANDIDAAEKIIAGTARSMGITVEG, encoded by the coding sequence ATGCCTCCCAAGAAGAAGAAGATCACGGGGCTTATCAAGCTCCAGATCAAGGCCGGTGCGGCCAACCCGGCTCCGCCGGTCGGCCCCGCGCTCGGTCAGCACGGCGTCAACATCATGGAGTTCTGCAAGGCCTACAACGCCGCGACCGAGTCGCAGCGTGGCATGGTCGTGCCGGTGGAGATCACGGTCTACGAGGACCGTTCCTTCACCTTCATCACCAAGACTCCGCCGGCCGCGCGCCTCATCCTGAAGAGCGCGGGCGTGGAGAAGGGCTCTGGCGAGCCGCACAAGACCAAGGTCGCCAAGCTGACGCGTGACCAGGTCCGCGAGATCGCCACGATCAAGATGCCCGACCTGAACGCCAACGACATCGACGCCGCCGAGAAGATCATCGCCGGCACCGCGCGTTCGATGGGCATCACGGTCGAAGGCTGA